A part of Aegilops tauschii subsp. strangulata cultivar AL8/78 chromosome 2, Aet v6.0, whole genome shotgun sequence genomic DNA contains:
- the LOC109760687 gene encoding tricetin 3',4',5'-O-trimethyltransferase translates to MADEEGCMYAVQLALSSVLPMTLKAAIELGLLETLVGAGEGTLSPEEVAAKLPAKANPEAAAMVDRMLRVLASHEIVSCVVEEGKDGSLSRRYGAAPVCKWLTPNEDGVSMAAWAIIAQDKIFMDTWCYLKDAVLEGGSPFKKALGMSWFDYAGTDMRFNHLYNEAMKHHSGIITKKLLELYTGFDGLGTLMDVGGGIGTTIHAITSKYPSIKGINYDLPHVISEAPPYPGVQVQHVGGDMFKQVPSGTDAILMKWILNCFSDQQCATLLKNCYDALPAHGKVINIECIMPVNPDPTPSARGLIQIDMSLLAYSNGGKERYQRELEKLAMGAGFASVKSTYIYANFWALEYTK, encoded by the exons TGGAGACCCTGGTGGGTGCCGGCGAGGGGACGCTGAGTCCGGAGGAGGTGGCCGCAAAGCTGCCGGCCAAGGCCAACCCGGAGGCGGCGGCCATGGTAGACCGCATGCTGCGGGTGCTGGCCTCGCACGAGATCGTGTCGTGCGTGGTAGAGGAGGGCAAGGACGGCAGCCTCTCCCGTCGCTATGGCGCCGCGCCGGTGTGCAAGTGGCTCACCCCCAACGAGGACGGCGTCTCCATGGCCGCCTGGGCCATCATCGCCCAGGACAAGATCTTCATGGACACCTG GTGCTACTTGAAGGATGCCGTCCTTGAGGGTGGCAGCCCGTTCAAGAAGGCGCTCGGGATGTCATGGTTCGACTACGCCGGCACCGACATGCGCTTCAACCACCTCTACAACGAGGCCATGAAGCACCACTCCGGCATCATCACCAAGAAGCTCCTCGAGCTGTACACGGGCTTTGATGGGCTCGGCACCCTCATGGACGTCGGCGGCGGCATCGGCACCACCATCCACGCCATCACCTCCAAGTACCCGAGCATCAAGGGGATCAACTACGACCTCCCCCATGTCATCTCCGAGGCGCCGCCATACCCTGGCGTGCAGGTGCAGCACGTGGGCGGCGACATGTTCAAGCAGGTGCCCTCCGGCACCGATGCCATCCTCATGAAGTGGatcctcaactgcttcagcgaccagcAGTGCGCGACGCTGCTCAAGAACTGCTATGACGCGCTGCCGGCGCACGGCAAGGTGATCAACATCGAGTGCATCATGCCGGTGAACCCGGACCCGACGCCTAGCGCGCGTGGGCTGATCCAGATCGACATGAGCCTGCTTGCCTACAGCAATGGTGGCAAGGAGAGGTACCAGAGGGAGCTCGAGAAGCTCGCCATGGGCGCCGGGTTTGCCAGCGTCAAATCCACCTACATCTACGCCAACTTCTGGGCCCTAGAGTACACCAAGTAG